A stretch of the Notamacropus eugenii isolate mMacEug1 chromosome 2, mMacEug1.pri_v2, whole genome shotgun sequence genome encodes the following:
- the LOC140523446 gene encoding LOW QUALITY PROTEIN: olfactory receptor 8U3-like (The sequence of the model RefSeq protein was modified relative to this genomic sequence to represent the inferred CDS: substituted 1 base at 1 genomic stop codon), with protein sequence MEXMAKFNFTEVTEFILKGITDRRELQIPLFVVFSTIYIVTVIGNLGLIILIRIDSHLHTPMYFFLSHLAFVDFCYSSAITPKMMLNFVVGKNTISFCACATQLGCFLTFMITECFLLASMAYDRYVAICNPLLYSVIMSQKVCVLLVAVPYTYSFLVALFHTIVTFQLSYCGPNVINHFYCDDLPLLALACSSTHTKEMLIFAFAGFDMICSSSIVAISYIFIIAAILRIRSTEGRLKAFSTCGSHMVAVTIFYGTLIFMYLQPKSNHSLDTDKMASVFYTVVIPMLNPLIYSLRNKEVKEALKKAKVRGHEKLKILQSRK encoded by the coding sequence ATGGAATAAATGGCAAAATTCAACTTCACAGAAGTGACTGAGTTTATTCTCAAAGGGATCACAGATCGTCGTGAGCTCCAGATACCTCTCTTTGTAGTTTTCTCAACCATCTACATAGTCACAGTGATAGGGAATCTTGGACTAATTATATTAATCAGGATTGATTCTCATCTTCATACACcaatgtattttttccttagtCATTTGGCTTTTGTTGACTTCTGCTATTCCTCAGCCATCACACCCAAGATGATGCTAAATTTTGTAGTGGGGAAAAATACCATTTCATTTTGTGCTTGTGCAACCCAATTAGGATGTTTTCTGACATTTATGATAACAGAGTGTTTCCTTTTAGCTTCCATGGCCTATGATCGTTATGTAGCTATTTGTAATCCATTGCTTTACTCAGTTATTATGTCTCAGAAGGTCTGCGTTCTATTAGTTGCTGTTCCCTATACCTACAGttttttggttgcattgttccaTACCATTGTAACATTCCAATTATCTTACTGTGGCCCCAATGTCATCAATCATTTTTATTGTGATGATCTTCCCCTCTTGGCCCTGGCCTGCTCAAGCACCCATACAAAAGAGATGTTGATTTTTGCCTTTGCTGGGTTTGACATGATTTGCTCTTCATCGATTGTTGCCATCTCCTACATTTTCATAATTGCTGCTATCTTGCGTATCCGTTCCACAGAGGGCAGACTCAAAGCTTTCTCCACCTGTGGCTCCCATATGGTGGCTGTCACCATTTTCTATGGCACATTAATTTTCATGTACCTACAACCCAAGTCGAACCACTCCCTGGACACGGACAAAATGGCTTCAGTCTTTTACACAGTGGTGATTCCAATGTTGAATCCTCTAATCTATAGTTTAAGGAACAAAGAGGTTAAAGAAGCACTGAAGAAGGCTAAAGTTAGAGgacatgaaaaattaaaaatacttcaGTCCAGAAAGTGA